In Halobacterium sp. R2-5, the following are encoded in one genomic region:
- a CDS encoding acetate--CoA ligase family protein: MSEDPIAAAQADGRTTLTEAEAKSLLAGAGIETPAFSVAADADAAVAAAEEIGLPVVVKVSSPSVTHKSEWAEGAGVAVGLDSADAVREAAAEIFDAADARGIDADVLVEEARDVDAGTEVIVGGLRDPSFGPVVLTGLGGIFTEVYEDTSHRIAPIDAAEAREAIEELTAIELLEGYRGREPADVDALAEVVAAVGDLVNEHEAISEVDVNPVLATEEGAVALDALVVLGGE; this comes from the coding sequence ATGTCTGAGGACCCCATCGCGGCCGCGCAGGCCGACGGCCGCACGACGCTCACGGAGGCGGAGGCGAAGTCGCTGCTCGCGGGCGCTGGCATCGAGACGCCCGCGTTCTCCGTCGCCGCGGACGCCGACGCCGCAGTGGCGGCCGCGGAGGAAATCGGTCTCCCGGTTGTCGTGAAGGTCTCCTCGCCGTCGGTCACGCACAAGAGCGAGTGGGCCGAGGGCGCGGGCGTCGCGGTCGGCCTCGACTCCGCGGACGCGGTGCGGGAGGCCGCCGCGGAAATCTTCGACGCGGCGGACGCGCGCGGCATCGACGCCGACGTGCTCGTGGAGGAAGCGCGCGACGTGGACGCCGGCACCGAGGTCATCGTCGGCGGCCTCCGCGACCCGTCGTTCGGTCCGGTCGTGCTGACGGGGCTCGGCGGCATCTTCACGGAGGTCTACGAGGACACCAGCCACCGCATCGCGCCCATCGACGCCGCGGAGGCCCGCGAGGCCATCGAGGAACTGACCGCCATCGAGTTGCTGGAGGGCTATCGTGGCCGCGAGCCCGCGGACGTCGACGCGCTCGCGGAGGTCGTGGCAGCAGTCGGCGACCTCGTGAACGAACACGAAGCCATCTCGGAGGTCGACGTGAATCCGGTGCTCGCGACCGAAGAGGGCGCTGTGGCGCTCGACGCGCTCGTCGTGCTGGGGG